One genomic region from Pseudoduganella dura encodes:
- a CDS encoding tryptophan--tRNA ligase: protein MYPDRVVSGMRPTGSMHLGHYHGALKSWLALQAERPCLFFVADWHALTTHYDDPAIIEKFTWDMLVDWLAAGVDPTQATMFIQSRVPEHAELHLLLSMATPLGWLERVPTYRDGIDNLANRDLATYGFLGYPLLQAADVLIYRASEVPVGEDQVPHVEMTREIARRFNHLYGKEAGFEQKAQDAVKRLGSKRARLYNELRTAYQQEGDGDALQQARAMLEDAASLPMIDRERLFGYLEGSRKLILVEPQARLTATARLPGLDGRKMSKSYGNAIALREDKASVTAKIRRMPTDPARVRRTDPGEPARCPVWQFHVVYTDTATREWAEKGCRSAGIGCIECKQPVIDAILAEQEPMHERAQAYLDDPSLLRAIVADGNEAARKLAQETMRDVREAMGLSPT, encoded by the coding sequence ATGTATCCGGACCGTGTCGTTTCGGGCATGCGCCCGACAGGCAGCATGCACCTCGGTCATTACCACGGTGCATTGAAGAGCTGGCTGGCGCTGCAGGCGGAGCGGCCCTGCCTGTTCTTCGTGGCCGACTGGCATGCGCTGACCACGCATTACGATGACCCGGCCATTATCGAAAAATTCACCTGGGACATGCTGGTCGACTGGCTGGCCGCCGGCGTCGATCCCACCCAGGCCACGATGTTCATCCAGTCGCGCGTGCCCGAGCATGCCGAACTGCACCTGCTGCTGTCGATGGCCACGCCGCTTGGCTGGCTCGAGAGGGTGCCCACCTACAGGGACGGGATCGACAACCTGGCCAACCGCGACCTGGCCACCTATGGTTTCCTCGGCTACCCGCTGCTGCAGGCGGCCGATGTGCTGATCTACCGTGCCAGCGAAGTGCCGGTGGGCGAGGACCAGGTGCCGCACGTGGAAATGACGCGCGAGATCGCCCGGCGCTTCAATCACCTGTATGGCAAGGAAGCCGGCTTCGAGCAGAAGGCGCAGGACGCGGTGAAGCGGCTGGGCAGCAAGCGCGCCCGGCTCTATAACGAATTGCGCACGGCTTACCAGCAGGAAGGCGACGGCGACGCGCTGCAACAGGCGCGCGCCATGCTGGAGGATGCTGCCAGCCTGCCGATGATCGACCGGGAACGGCTGTTCGGCTACCTGGAGGGCAGCCGCAAGCTGATCCTCGTGGAGCCGCAGGCCCGGCTGACGGCCACCGCGCGGCTGCCCGGGCTCGATGGCCGCAAGATGTCGAAGAGTTACGGCAACGCGATCGCGCTGCGCGAGGACAAGGCGTCGGTGACGGCTAAAATCCGCAGGATGCCGACCGACCCGGCCCGCGTGCGCCGCACCGATCCGGGCGAACCGGCGCGCTGCCCGGTCTGGCAGTTCCATGTGGTATATACGGACACGGCCACGCGCGAATGGGCGGAAAAGGGCTGCCGCTCGGCCGGCATCGGCTGTATCGAATGCAAGCAGCCGGTGATCGACGCGATCCTGGCCGAGCAGGAGCCGATGCACGAGCGCGCGCAGGCTTACCTGGACGATCCGTCGCTGCTGCGCGCCATCGTGGCGGACGGCAACGAAGCGGCCCGCAAGCTCGCGCAGGAAACGATGCGCGACGTGCGCGAGGCCATGGGGCTCAGCCCCACCTGA
- a CDS encoding class I SAM-dependent methyltransferase — translation MNDTVSPWVQRFAPLIPGGEVLDLACGNGRHSRHLVTLGHAVIAVDRRPDALAATAGPGIVTSDIDLEAAGAPWPFGPNRFAGIVVTNYLHRPLLADMVGSLAPNGVLIYETFADGNAAFGKPSNPDFLLKAGELLDLARQQGLRVIAFEDGIVNGGGQHGGQPGGQPGGRVENRAMVQRLCAVKAEFPREAALLGSTES, via the coding sequence ATGAACGATACGGTTTCCCCCTGGGTGCAACGTTTTGCACCATTGATCCCCGGCGGCGAGGTGCTCGATCTTGCCTGCGGCAACGGCCGCCATTCGCGTCACCTCGTCACGCTGGGCCATGCGGTGATCGCCGTCGATCGCCGTCCCGATGCGCTGGCGGCCACGGCCGGTCCCGGCATCGTCACCAGCGATATCGACCTGGAAGCGGCCGGTGCGCCATGGCCGTTCGGGCCGAACCGGTTTGCCGGCATCGTCGTCACCAATTACCTGCACCGGCCGCTGCTGGCGGACATGGTGGGCAGCCTGGCACCGAACGGCGTGCTCATCTATGAAACGTTCGCCGACGGCAACGCGGCATTCGGCAAGCCGTCGAATCCGGATTTCCTGCTGAAAGCCGGCGAACTGCTGGACCTGGCCCGGCAACAGGGCTTGCGTGTCATCGCGTTCGAGGATGGGATCGTTAATGGAGGCGGGCAACACGGTGGCCAACCGGGTGGCCAGCCGGGTGGGCGGGTAGAGAACCGGGCCATGGTGCAGCGGCTTTGCGCCGTCAAGGCAGAGTTCCCGCGCGAGGCCGCGCTGCTCGGCAGTACCGAGAGCTGA
- the dapA gene encoding 4-hydroxy-tetrahydrodipicolinate synthase, whose product MIKGSIVAIVTPMHADGSLDYDSLDRLVDWHIAEGTDGIVIVGTTGESATVTVEEHCALIKACVDRVAGRIPVIAGSGGNSTAEAIVLTRYAKEAGADATLQVVPYYNRPTQEGMYQHFKAIAEAVDLPVILYNVPGRTVADLSNETVLRLASIGNIIGIKDATGNIGRGLDLLRLVPADFAVFSGDDPTAMALMLAGGKGNISVTANVAPRAMADMCRAAMAGDIGHAIDINNKIFPLHQKLFVEPNPVPVKWALAEMGRMPAGLRLPLVPLAAEFHPAVRGALVEAGVLA is encoded by the coding sequence ATGATTAAGGGCAGCATTGTTGCGATCGTTACCCCGATGCATGCGGATGGCAGTCTGGACTATGACAGCCTCGACCGCCTGGTCGACTGGCACATCGCCGAGGGTACGGACGGTATCGTCATCGTCGGCACGACGGGGGAATCGGCCACTGTTACCGTGGAAGAACATTGCGCGCTGATCAAAGCCTGTGTCGACCGCGTTGCCGGCCGTATCCCCGTGATCGCCGGCAGCGGCGGCAATTCGACAGCCGAAGCCATCGTGCTGACCCGCTATGCGAAGGAAGCCGGCGCGGATGCGACCCTGCAGGTGGTGCCTTACTACAACCGTCCCACGCAGGAAGGCATGTACCAGCACTTCAAGGCGATCGCCGAAGCGGTCGACCTGCCGGTGATCCTGTACAACGTGCCCGGCCGCACGGTGGCGGACCTGTCCAACGAGACCGTGCTGCGCCTGGCATCGATCGGCAACATCATCGGCATCAAGGATGCCACCGGCAACATCGGCCGCGGCCTGGACCTGCTGCGCCTGGTGCCGGCCGATTTCGCCGTGTTCTCCGGTGACGACCCGACCGCGATGGCACTGATGCTGGCCGGCGGCAAGGGCAATATCTCGGTGACCGCCAACGTGGCGCCGCGCGCGATGGCCGACATGTGCAGGGCCGCGATGGCCGGCGACATCGGCCACGCGATCGACATCAACAACAAGATTTTCCCCCTCCACCAGAAACTGTTCGTCGAGCCCAACCCGGTTCCCGTCAAATGGGCCCTGGCGGAAATGGGGCGGATGCCGGCCGGCCTGCGCCTGCCGCTCGTGCCGCTCGCGGCCGAATTCCACCCGGCCGTGCGTGGCGCGCTGGTCGAGGCCGGCGTGCTGGCATAA
- the bamC gene encoding outer membrane protein assembly factor BamC, producing MTKKASLSPQNGLVLGVLMLSLTGCGMFESVVGKTTVDYKSAKKASTLDVPPDLTQLQKDNRYALPDSGSGVATASGYAAQRAGMAGAGAAAGVAPAAAGGNEVATAGNDKVRVERAGNQRWLVVKVSPDVLWPQLKSFWEESGFTLALDNATAGVMETEWNENRAKIPEDIIRRTIGKVFDSAYSTGERDKFRTRVERNADGTSEIYISHRGAEEIAQGPEKEIVTWTPRPSDPNLEAVFLARLLTKLGGTEQTAARTAVDNAIVQPLHAFLKGEGAARHVETDEGFDRSWRRVGLALDRAGFTVEDRDRVQGIYYVRYVADQVEKKGFFGRLFSWGSSDADKEAQRYRIVVKAAETGNASHVTVQTNKGEPDVSPTGEKILTLLQDELK from the coding sequence ATGACCAAGAAAGCTTCCCTCTCCCCGCAAAACGGCCTCGTGCTCGGCGTCCTGATGCTCAGCCTGACCGGCTGCGGCATGTTCGAATCCGTGGTCGGCAAGACCACGGTGGACTACAAATCGGCCAAGAAGGCGAGCACGCTGGACGTTCCGCCCGACCTGACGCAACTGCAGAAAGACAACCGTTACGCGCTGCCGGACAGCGGCAGCGGTGTCGCCACCGCCTCCGGTTATGCGGCGCAGCGTGCCGGCATGGCCGGCGCCGGTGCCGCCGCGGGTGTCGCGCCGGCCGCCGCCGGCGGCAACGAGGTGGCCACCGCCGGCAACGACAAGGTGCGCGTCGAGCGTGCCGGCAACCAGCGCTGGCTGGTCGTCAAGGTGTCGCCGGATGTGCTGTGGCCGCAGCTGAAGTCGTTCTGGGAAGAATCCGGCTTCACGCTGGCCCTCGACAACGCGACGGCCGGCGTGATGGAAACCGAGTGGAACGAGAACCGCGCGAAGATTCCGGAAGACATCATCCGCCGTACCATCGGCAAGGTGTTCGATTCGGCTTACTCGACCGGCGAGCGCGACAAGTTCCGCACCCGCGTCGAACGCAATGCCGACGGCACCAGCGAGATCTACATCAGCCACCGCGGAGCCGAGGAAATCGCCCAGGGCCCCGAGAAGGAGATCGTGACGTGGACGCCGCGGCCGTCCGACCCGAACCTGGAAGCGGTGTTCCTGGCGCGCCTGCTGACGAAGCTGGGCGGCACCGAGCAGACCGCCGCCCGCACCGCCGTCGACAACGCTATCGTGCAGCCGCTGCATGCCTTCCTGAAGGGCGAAGGCGCCGCCCGCCACGTGGAGACCGACGAAGGCTTCGACCGCTCGTGGCGCCGCGTGGGCCTGGCGCTGGACCGCGCCGGCTTCACCGTCGAGGACCGCGACCGCGTGCAGGGCATTTACTACGTGCGCTACGTGGCCGACCAGGTCGAGAAGAAGGGCTTCTTCGGCCGCCTGTTCAGCTGGGGCTCGTCGGATGCCGACAAGGAAGCGCAGCGCTACCGCATCGTCGTCAAGGCCGCCGAGACGGGCAACGCCAGCCATGTCACCGTGCAGACCAACAAGGGCGAGCCGGACGTGTCGCCGACCGGCGAAAAGATCCTGACGTTGCTGCAGGATGAACTGAAGTAA